A portion of the Oncorhynchus masou masou isolate Uvic2021 chromosome 11, UVic_Omas_1.1, whole genome shotgun sequence genome contains these proteins:
- the LOC135548804 gene encoding protein sprouty homolog 4-like — translation MRDTTAQMESRVPHHIPGVSSSIISQPLLDSSVPYGRLQHPLTIFPIDQMKSSHMENDYIDSPAVVSQQPPSQKVAKRGPHEPLLGAPQLACCDPNDATTHPWISFSGRPSSISSSSSTSSDQRLLDHAAPTPVVDHRSTVVTTRTPCCEPKVLTSKPLDLKAAAQGAMAVDKKHMLLCETCGKCRCTECTLPRTLPSCWVCNQECLCSVQSLVDSATCMCLVKGIFYHCTEDEDDEGSCADRPCSCQQSNCCARWSFMTAMSLVLPCMMCYLPAMGCVKLSQKCYDKTSRPGCRCKNSQQACKSMEAKAGGQGKQSS, via the coding sequence ATGAGGGACACAACTGCACAGATGGAGTCAAGGGTTCCCCACCACATCCCTGGAGTGTCTTCCTCCATTATATCCCAGCCGTTGCTGGACAGTAGTGTCCCCTATGGAAGGCTACAGCACCCACTCACCATCTTCCCCATCGACCAGATGAAGTCCTCTCACATGGAGAACGACTATATTGACAGTCCAGCTGTGGTCTCCCAGCAACCCCCCAGCCAGAAGGTTGCCAAAAGGGGGCCCCACGAGCCCCTGCTAGGAGCCCCCCAGCTGGCATGCTGCGACCCCAACGACGCCACCACACACCCCTGGATCTCCTTCAGCGGGCGGCCCAGCTCcatcagcagtagcagcagcacctCGTCAGACCAGAGGCTGCTGGACCACGCAGCCCCTACCCCCGTGGTGGACCACAGGTCCACAgtagtcaccaccaggaccccctgtTGCGAGCCCAAGGTGCTCACCTCCAAGCCTCTGGACCTAAAGGCTGCTGCCCAGGGGGCCATGGCGGTGGACAAGAAGCACATGCTGCTGTGTGAGACATGTGGTAAGTGCCGCTGCACAGAGTGCACCCTGCCCCGAACCCTGCCTTCCTGCTGGGTGTGCAACCAGGAGTGTCTGTGCTCGGTGCAGAGCCTGGTGGACTCGGCCACCTGCATGTGCCTGGTCAAGGGCATTTTCTACCATTGCACCGAGGATGAGGACGACGAGGGCTCTTGCGCCGACCGCCCATGCTCCTGCCAACAGTCTAACTGCTGCGCACGCTGGTCCTTCATGACGGCCATGTCTTTGGTTCTGCCCTGTATGATGTGCTACCTGCCCGCCATGGGCTGTGTCAAACTGTCGCAGAAGTGCTACGATAAAACCAGCCGCCCGGGCTGCCGCTGCAAGAACTCCCAGCAGgcctgtaagagtatggaggccaagGCTGGAGGCCAGGGGAAACAGTCCTCATGA